One Vigna unguiculata cultivar IT97K-499-35 chromosome 7, ASM411807v1, whole genome shotgun sequence genomic region harbors:
- the LOC114192083 gene encoding protein argonaute 10-like: MPVRQMKESSEQHLVIKPHLQNPMNPAKKTTKAAQNGKGPPPLEIDGQALPHSKNKGRRRGRGGRKPDQGDVMMRPRCRPCTATLTSSANGNVENDFISDMGFPTSSKSLSFARRPGYGQVGTKCIVKANHFFAELPDKDLNQYDVAITPEVSSKTVNRSIIAELVRLYKESDLGMRLPAYDGRKSLYTAGQLPFAWREFKIKLVDEEEGVNGPKREREYRVVIKFVARANLHHLGQFLAGKRADAPQEALQILDIVLRELATKRYCPIGRSFFSPDIRTPQRLGEGLESWCGFYQSIRPTQMGLSLNIDMASAAFIEPLPVVEFVGQLLGKDVMSRPLSDADRIKIKKALRGVKVEVTHRGSVRRKYRVSGLTSQPTRELVFPVDENSTMKSVVEYFQEMYGFTIQYTHLPCLQVGNQKKANYLPMEACKIVEGQRYTKRLNEKQITALLKVTCQRPRDRENDILRTIQHNAYDQDPYAKEFGIKISEKLASVEARILPAPWLKYHESGKEKNCLPQVGQWNMMNKKMINGMTVSRWACINFSRSVQDSVARTFCNELAQMCQVSGMEFNPEPVIPIYNAKPEQVEKALKHVYHVSASKTKGKELELLLAILPDNNGSLYGDLKRICETDLGLISQCCLTKHVFKITKQYLANVSLKINVKMGGRNTVLLDAVSCRIPLVSDIPTIIFGADVTHPENGEDSSPSIAAVVASQDWPEVTKYAGLVCAQAHRQELIQDLYKTWHDPVRGTVSGGMIRDLLVSFRKATGQKPLRIIFYRDGVSEGQFYQVLLYELDAIRKACASLEPNYQPPVTFIVVQKRHHTRLFANNHRDRSSTDRSGNILPGTVVDSKICHPTEFDFYLCSHAGIQGTSRPAHYHVLWDENNFTADGIQSLTNNLCYTYARCTRSVSVVPPAYYAHLAAFRARFYMEPDMQENGSTGEGNGHASKGTRAAGDYSVKPLPDLKENVKRVMFYC; this comes from the exons AAATGGGAATGTTGAAAATGATTTCATCTCTGATATGGGTTTTCCCACTTCAAGCAAGTCTTTGAGCTTTGCTCGTAGGCCTGGATATGGACAAGTTGGGACAAAATGCATTGTGAAGGCTAACCACTTCTTTGCAGAGTTACCAGACAAGGACTTGAACCAATATGAT GTTGCTATTACCCCAGAAGTGTCTTCTAAAACAGTAAACAGGTCTATCATAGCAGAACTAGTGAGGCTCTATAAAGAGTCTGACTTGGGGATGAGACTTCCAGCATATGATGGCAGAAAAAGTCTGTACACTGCAGGGCAGCTTCCCTTTGCTTGGAGAGAGTTTAAGATTAAGCTTGTAGATGAAGAAGAAGGAGTCAATGGCCCCAA AAGGGAAAGAGAGTACAGGGTGGTGATCAAATTTGTTGCTCGGGCAAACTTGCATCACTTGGGCCAGTTCCTAGCTGGTAAGCGTGCTGATGCACCCCAAGAGGCACTTCAAATCCTAGACATTGTACTAAGAGAGCTGGCAACTAAGAG GTATTGCCCAATTGGAAGGTCCTTCTTTTCACCTGATATTAGAACACCGCAACGGCTTGGAGAGGGATTAGAGTCATGGTGTGGATTTTACCAGAGCATAAGGCCTACTCAGATGGGACTCTCCCTCAATATTG ATATGGCATCTGCTGCATTTATTGAGCCACTTCCAGTAGTGGAATTTGTTGGGCAGCTATTAGGGAAAGATGTGATGTCAAGGCCATTGTCAGATGCTGATCGCATTAAG ATTAAGAAAGCCCTTAGAGGAGTAAAAGTTGAagtaacacatagagggagtgTGAGAAGAAAATATCGTGTTTCAGGGTTGACTTCTCAACCAACAAGAGAACTTgt GTTTCCTGTTGATGAGAACTCAACTATGAAATCAGTAGTTGAATACTTCCAAGAGATGTATGGCTTCACTATTCAATATACTCACCTTCCATGCCTCCAAGTGGGAAACCAGAAGAAGGCCAACTATTTGCCTATGGAG GCTTGCAAAATTGTTGAGGGGCAACGCTATACAAAAAGATTGAACGAGAAGCAAATTACTGCTCTATTGAAAGTTACTTGCCAGAGGCCTCGTGATCGTGAAAATGACATTTTACGG ACCATTCAACATAATGCTTATGATCAAGATCCGTATGCAAAAGAATTTGGAATTAAAATCAGTGAAAAGCTGGCTTCTGTTGAAGCAAGAATTCTTCCAGCCCCTTGG CTTAAATATCACGAAAGTGGGAAAGAAAAGAACTGTTTACCCCAAGTTGGTCAATGGAATATGATGAACAAG AAAATGATTAATGGAATGACTGTTAGCCGGTGGGCATGCATAAATTTTTCACGGAGTGTGCAAGATAGTGTTGCTCGCACTTTTTGTAATGAGCTTGCTCAAATGTGTCAAGTATCTGGCATG gaaTTTAATCCAGAGCCTGTTATCCCCATATACAATGCCAAGCCTGAACAGGTAGAGAAAGCTTTGAAACATGTCTACCATGTTTCTGCGAGCAAAACTAAAGGAAAGGAATTGGAGCTATTGTTAGCAATATTGCCAGACAATAATGGGTCGCTTTACG gTGATCTAAAGCGAATTTGTGAAACTGACCTTGGGCTAATTTCACAATGCTGTCTGACAAAGCATGTCTTCAAAATCACTAAACAGTACTTAGCTAATGTGTCTCTGAAGATCAATGTGAAG ATGGGCGGTAGAAATACTGTACTTCTTGATGCTGTGAGCTGCAGAATACCATTGGTCAGTgacataccaaccataattttcGGAGCAGATGTAACCCACCCTGAAAACGGCGAAGACTCAAGCCCCTCAATTGCAGCT GTAGTAGCATCTCAGGACTGGCCTGAAGTAACAAAATACGCTGGTTTAGTGTGCGCTCAAGCTCATCGGCAGGAACTTATACAAGACTTGTACAAAACTTGGCACGACCCTGTTCGTGGCACAGTCAGTGGAGGCATGATCCg AGATTTACTGGTTTCCTTTAGAAAGGCAACAGGACAAAAGCCGCTACGAATTATATTTTACAG GGACGGTGTCAGTGAAGGGCAATTTTACCAAGTCTTGCTTTATGAGTTGGATGCGATTCGGAAG GCATGTGCTTCCTTAGAACCAAATTATCAGCCTCCAGTAACTTTCATAGTCGTGCAAAAAAGACATCATACTCGGCTATTCGCAAACAACCACAGGGACAGAAGCAGCACTGACAGGAGTGGGAATATATTGCCTG GGACTGTTGTTGATTCCAAAATCTGCCATCCAACAGAATTTGATTTTTATCTCTGTAGTCATGCTGGCATCCAG GGTACTAGTCGGCCAGCTCATTATCATGTTCTGTGGGATGAAAACAACTTCACAGCAGATGGAATTCAGTCTTTGACAAACAATCTTTGTTATACATATGCAAGGTGTACACGCTCAGTATCTGTTG TTCCCCCAGCATATTATGCGCATTTAGCAGCCTTTCGAGCCCGTTTCTACATGGAACCAGATATGCAAGAGAATGGTTCTACAGGTGAGGGTAATGGTCATGCTTCCAAAGGAACACGAGCTGCTGGAGATTATAGTGTGAAGCCATTGCCAGATCTGAAAGAAAATGTGAAGAGAGTGATGTTTTACTGTTAG